A region of Thermobifida halotolerans DNA encodes the following proteins:
- a CDS encoding acetolactate synthase: MGSSSPPGRLTGHGGVHAVEVARRHGVDTVFTLSGGHVFPVYDGAVRSEPAMRLLDVRHEQTAVFAAEAVGKLTRRAGWAVLTAGPGVTNGVSGVATAHFNGSPLVVVGGRAPDSRWGQGLLQELDQPPLFAPITKRAWTVHEPALIGPALDEAFTLANAAHRGPVFVDIPMDRLYDQAEIDLDAGAAGTDRAPDPDAVADIARLLGEARRPVLVYGSDVWLDGAEQVALDAAEELGVPVVTNGQGRGVLPAGHPLLATRARGLALGSADLVVVVGTPLDFRLNHGLFGGRDGAPPARTVHITDSPEQIATHLSLAGAVSGDLSLILRGIAEQARPHPEVAQWRAAVAETAAATAANDSEALNSDASPVHPARIYGELNRILDDDAVVIGDGGDFVSYAGKYIEPRRPGNWLDPGPFGCLGTGMGYAIAARLSRPSSQVVALFGDGALGFSLSDVDTLVRHNLPVVMVCGNNGVWGLEKAPMRLVYGYDVIADLAPQTRYDQVVTALGGGGELVTDPAGIGPALRRAFDSGVPYLVNIATDPENVYPRKTMGV, translated from the coding sequence ATGGGCTCCTCTTCTCCTCCCGGACGGCTCACCGGCCACGGCGGCGTCCATGCCGTGGAGGTCGCCCGCCGACACGGCGTGGACACCGTCTTCACGCTCTCCGGTGGCCACGTCTTCCCGGTCTACGACGGCGCGGTCAGGTCCGAACCCGCCATGCGCCTGCTGGACGTACGGCACGAACAGACCGCGGTGTTCGCCGCCGAAGCCGTGGGCAAGCTCACCCGACGGGCCGGTTGGGCGGTGCTGACCGCCGGCCCGGGGGTCACCAACGGTGTCAGCGGGGTGGCCACCGCACACTTCAACGGCTCCCCGCTGGTGGTGGTCGGGGGACGGGCGCCCGACAGCCGCTGGGGGCAGGGACTGCTCCAGGAGCTGGACCAGCCGCCGCTGTTCGCCCCGATCACCAAGCGCGCGTGGACCGTCCACGAGCCCGCGCTGATCGGTCCGGCGCTGGACGAGGCGTTCACGCTCGCCAACGCCGCGCACCGGGGGCCGGTGTTCGTGGACATCCCGATGGACCGCCTCTACGACCAGGCCGAGATCGACCTCGACGCGGGCGCGGCCGGGACCGACCGCGCCCCCGATCCCGACGCGGTGGCCGACATCGCCCGCCTGCTCGGCGAGGCTCGGCGGCCGGTGCTGGTGTACGGCTCGGACGTGTGGCTGGACGGCGCCGAACAGGTCGCCCTCGACGCCGCCGAGGAACTGGGCGTCCCGGTGGTCACCAACGGCCAGGGCCGCGGGGTGCTCCCCGCCGGGCATCCGCTCCTGGCCACCCGCGCCCGGGGCCTGGCCCTCGGCAGCGCCGACCTGGTCGTCGTCGTGGGCACCCCGCTGGACTTCCGGCTCAACCACGGCCTGTTCGGCGGACGCGACGGCGCTCCTCCCGCCCGGACCGTGCACATCACCGACTCCCCCGAGCAGATCGCCACCCACCTCTCCCTCGCGGGAGCGGTCTCGGGAGACCTCTCGCTGATCCTGCGCGGCATAGCCGAGCAGGCCAGGCCCCACCCCGAGGTCGCGCAGTGGCGCGCCGCGGTGGCCGAGACCGCCGCGGCGACCGCGGCCAACGACAGCGAGGCCCTGAACAGCGACGCCTCCCCCGTCCACCCCGCCCGGATCTACGGTGAGCTGAACCGGATCCTGGACGACGACGCGGTGGTGATCGGCGACGGCGGCGACTTCGTCTCCTACGCGGGCAAGTACATCGAACCGCGCAGACCCGGGAACTGGCTCGACCCCGGACCGTTCGGTTGCCTGGGCACCGGAATGGGCTACGCGATCGCCGCCCGCCTGTCCCGCCCCTCCTCCCAGGTGGTGGCCCTGTTCGGCGACGGCGCGCTCGGGTTCTCGCTGTCGGACGTGGACACTCTCGTCCGCCACAACCTGCCGGTGGTCATGGTCTGCGGCAACAACGGCGTCTGGGGGCTGGAGAAGGCGCCGATGCGGTTGGTCTACGGCTACGACGTGATCGCCGACCTGGCTCCGCAGACCCGCTACGACCAGGTCGTGACGGCACTCGGCGGCGGCGGGGAACTCGTCACCGACCCCGCCGGGATCGGACCGGCGCTGCGCCGCGCCTTCGACTCGGGTGTCCCCTACCTGGTGAACATCGCCACCGACCCGGAGAACGTCTACCCGCGCAAGACCATGGGCGTGTGA
- a CDS encoding amino acid ABC transporter permease — MNAETSPPRVAVSPPGTGSPDVIRAVPVRHPGRWVAAGAVLVLAAMFVHMLVTNEVFNWPFMVENMFSEPVLLGVRTTLVLTVLAMLIGVLIGIVVAVMRLSGNPVLSGVGWLYTWFFRAVPRLVLCVLFGNLGVLYNRIDLGLPFDHYWMPLLGLQTDARFFSFDTRDLLTPFVAALLALALSEGAYMAEIVRAGLQSVDPGQTEAAQALGMRRFTVLRRITLPQALRVIVPPTGNETTAMLKDTSLVAYVPLTTELWFQLQAIGNRTYDPFPMLVAACLWYLAITSVFMAGQHLLERSFTRGDRRARAGVKLLRVQGRN, encoded by the coding sequence GTGAACGCGGAAACCAGCCCGCCCCGGGTGGCGGTCTCCCCGCCCGGGACGGGTTCCCCCGACGTCATCAGGGCGGTACCGGTCCGTCACCCCGGCCGCTGGGTCGCCGCCGGGGCCGTCCTGGTGCTCGCCGCCATGTTCGTGCACATGCTGGTCACCAACGAGGTGTTCAACTGGCCGTTCATGGTGGAGAACATGTTCTCCGAGCCGGTGCTGCTCGGGGTGCGCACCACGCTCGTCCTGACCGTGCTGGCGATGCTCATCGGCGTCCTGATCGGCATCGTCGTCGCGGTCATGCGGCTGTCCGGCAACCCGGTGCTGTCCGGGGTCGGCTGGCTGTACACCTGGTTCTTCCGGGCGGTGCCCCGCCTGGTGCTGTGTGTGCTCTTCGGCAACCTGGGCGTGCTCTACAACCGCATCGACCTCGGCCTGCCGTTCGACCACTACTGGATGCCGCTGCTGGGCCTGCAGACAGACGCCAGGTTCTTCTCCTTCGACACCCGTGACCTGCTCACCCCCTTCGTCGCGGCACTGCTGGCGCTGGCGCTGTCCGAGGGCGCCTACATGGCCGAGATCGTGCGGGCGGGCCTGCAGTCGGTGGACCCCGGACAGACCGAGGCCGCCCAGGCGCTGGGCATGCGCAGGTTCACGGTGCTGCGCCGGATCACGCTGCCCCAGGCGCTGCGGGTGATCGTGCCGCCGACCGGCAACGAGACGACGGCGATGCTCAAGGACACGTCCCTGGTCGCCTACGTACCGCTCACCACGGAACTGTGGTTCCAGTTGCAGGCCATCGGCAACCGCACCTACGACCCGTTCCCGATGCTGGTCGCCGCGTGCCTCTGGTACCTGGCGATCACCAGCGTGTTCATGGCCGGCCAGCACCTGCTGGAGCGCTCCTTCACCAGGGGTGACCGCCGGGCGCGGGCCGGGGTGAAGCTGTTGCGGGTCCAAGGCAGGAATTGA
- a CDS encoding anti-sigma factor: MTEDTAVPTADAMGVRDAVTVRMPADSAYLSVLRTATAGLAARLDFTLDEIEDLRIGVDEACAMLLTQALPGTDLTTEFELTGDGMRISVSVLTADGRPPARDTFAWTVLSALAGDVDAVVGSDDRVSIVLHKRRDPVESA; this comes from the coding sequence GTGACCGAAGACACCGCTGTACCGACGGCGGATGCCATGGGCGTGAGGGATGCGGTGACGGTCCGCATGCCCGCCGACAGCGCCTACCTGTCCGTGCTGCGCACGGCCACGGCAGGGCTCGCCGCCCGCCTCGACTTCACCCTGGACGAGATCGAGGACCTGCGCATCGGTGTGGACGAGGCCTGCGCGATGCTCCTCACCCAGGCGCTGCCCGGTACAGATCTGACCACGGAGTTCGAACTCACCGGGGACGGGATGCGCATCAGCGTTTCGGTGCTGACCGCGGACGGCCGACCACCGGCGCGTGACACCTTCGCCTGGACCGTACTCTCGGCGTTGGCCGGTGACGTCGACGCCGTTGTCGGCTCCGATGACCGGGTATCCATCGTCCTGCACAAACGCCGCGACCCGGTGGAGTCGGCGTGA
- a CDS encoding GNAT family N-acetyltransferase, which yields MIRPARPEDVPVITRLVRDLAEYEREPEAATATEEDLATALFGAHPAVFAHVAEHTAENGSTVVAGMALWFRNFSTWTGRHGIYLEDLYVRPEFRGLGYGRALLTELARVCVERGYTRLEWSVLDWNTPSIEFYRALGAVAMDEWTVYRLDGRALAELGG from the coding sequence GTGATCCGTCCCGCCCGTCCCGAGGACGTCCCCGTCATCACTCGCCTGGTCCGCGATCTGGCGGAGTACGAGAGGGAGCCGGAGGCCGCGACGGCCACCGAGGAGGATCTCGCCACCGCGCTGTTCGGCGCCCATCCCGCGGTCTTCGCGCACGTCGCCGAGCACACCGCCGAGAACGGCTCCACCGTGGTCGCGGGCATGGCCCTGTGGTTCCGCAACTTCTCCACCTGGACCGGACGCCACGGCATCTACCTCGAGGACCTCTACGTGCGCCCCGAGTTCCGGGGGCTCGGCTACGGCAGGGCTCTGCTGACCGAGCTGGCCCGGGTCTGCGTGGAGCGGGGGTACACGCGCCTGGAGTGGTCGGTGCTGGACTGGAACACCCCGTCCATCGAGTTCTACCGGGCCCTCGGCGCGGTCGCCATGGACGAGTGGACCGTCTACCGCCTCGACGGGCGGGCCCTTGCCGAACTCGGCGGATAG
- a CDS encoding sensor histidine kinase: MPHLSDLIRRYTALTTVDLEWLHALVSDWQLLADLSFADLLLWVRLRDDSGWVAVAQMRPTTGPTAFQDDLVETFLPDAPTAGGEPDPVAPPLRAKRALIDRAWREGRICREGDPDWSGGVPVREETIPVRREGNMLGVIQRSTNLSAARTPSRLELTYLQSASDLAQMIAEGGFPFSDQGPLMVRSPRVGDGLLRLDREGRVVYASPNALSAYRRLGLTADLVGASLARTTVELSADHDPRDESLSWTAGGRVPLEAEVEARGTTVQLRAIPLVISGERIGALVMVRDVTELRRRERELMTKDATIREIHHRVKNNLQTVAALLRLQSRRLHNSEGRAALDEAVRRVGSIAIVHEMLSHTPDETVDFDDIADRVIEMAAEVSSTGAAAVAPRRVGHFGLLSALVATPLSMVLAELVQNAVEHGLRYGPGTIEVRVRRQAPVPGTDEKTGSAGRLVIEVVDNGTGLPADFDLETSSSLGLQIVRTLVTGELAGRLEMTPQEGGGTKVLLDLPVDHEVQYYD, encoded by the coding sequence GTGCCTCACCTCAGTGATCTGATCAGAAGGTATACGGCGCTCACGACGGTGGACCTGGAGTGGCTGCACGCCCTGGTCTCCGACTGGCAGCTGCTCGCGGACCTGTCCTTCGCGGACCTGCTGCTCTGGGTGCGGCTGCGCGACGACAGCGGCTGGGTCGCGGTCGCCCAGATGCGGCCGACCACCGGGCCGACCGCCTTCCAGGACGACCTCGTCGAGACCTTCCTGCCCGACGCGCCCACGGCCGGTGGGGAGCCGGACCCGGTGGCTCCCCCACTGCGCGCCAAACGCGCGCTGATCGACCGGGCCTGGCGCGAGGGACGGATCTGCCGGGAGGGAGACCCGGACTGGTCGGGCGGGGTTCCGGTGCGGGAGGAGACGATCCCGGTGCGCCGGGAGGGGAACATGCTGGGCGTGATCCAGCGCAGCACCAACCTCAGCGCCGCGCGCACCCCCAGCCGACTGGAGCTCACCTACCTGCAGAGCGCCAGCGACCTGGCGCAGATGATCGCCGAGGGCGGTTTCCCGTTCAGCGACCAGGGGCCGCTGATGGTGCGCTCGCCCCGCGTGGGGGACGGACTGCTCCGGCTGGACCGCGAGGGGCGGGTGGTCTACGCCAGCCCCAACGCCCTGTCCGCCTACCGCAGACTCGGACTGACCGCGGACCTCGTCGGGGCGTCACTGGCGCGCACCACCGTGGAGCTGTCGGCCGACCACGATCCCCGGGACGAGTCGCTGAGCTGGACCGCGGGCGGCCGGGTGCCGTTGGAGGCCGAGGTGGAGGCCCGGGGAACAACCGTCCAACTGCGCGCCATTCCGCTGGTCATCAGCGGGGAGCGGATCGGGGCGCTGGTCATGGTGCGCGACGTCACGGAGTTGCGCCGCCGGGAGCGCGAACTGATGACCAAGGACGCCACCATCCGCGAGATCCACCACCGGGTGAAGAACAACCTGCAGACCGTCGCGGCCCTGCTGCGGCTGCAGTCCCGTCGGCTGCACAACTCCGAGGGGCGCGCGGCGCTCGACGAGGCGGTGCGCAGGGTCGGATCGATCGCGATCGTGCACGAGATGCTCTCGCACACGCCCGACGAGACCGTCGACTTCGACGACATCGCCGACCGCGTCATCGAGATGGCGGCGGAGGTGTCCTCCACCGGCGCGGCGGCGGTGGCGCCGCGCCGGGTGGGGCATTTCGGTCTGCTGTCCGCGCTGGTCGCCACCCCGCTGTCGATGGTCCTGGCCGAACTGGTGCAGAACGCGGTCGAGCACGGACTCAGGTACGGTCCCGGCACGATCGAGGTGCGGGTGCGCCGTCAGGCGCCGGTGCCGGGAACGGACGAGAAGACGGGGAGTGCGGGACGGCTGGTCATCGAGGTCGTCGACAACGGAACAGGGCTCCCCGCCGACTTCGACCTGGAAACCAGTAGTAGCCTTGGTCTACAGATCGTGCGGACCTTGGTGACGGGTGAACTCGCGGGCCGACTGGAGATGACTCCCCAGGAGGGCGGCGGCACCAAGGTCCTGCTGGATCTGCCGGTGGATCATGAGGTCCAGTACTACGACTAG
- a CDS encoding RNA polymerase sigma factor SigF → MSERGPALTAQTEHSTPDRARARELFERLGELDPDSPERQRIRDELVELHLPLVEYLARRFRNRGEWLDDLTQVATIGLIKSIDRFDLNRGVEFSTYATPTIVGEIKRHFRDKGWAVRVPRRLQELKLSLTKAVSELSQRQGRAPTVAELAEYLKMTEEEVLEGLESANAYSTVSLDAPDNGDEDAPAVADSLGIVDESLEGVEYRESLKPLLEQLPPREKRILLLRFFGNMTQSQIAAELGISQMHVSRLLARTLAQLRQALTTDE, encoded by the coding sequence GTGAGTGAAAGGGGGCCCGCTCTGACGGCGCAAACGGAGCATTCAACGCCTGACCGGGCCCGTGCGCGGGAGCTGTTCGAACGTCTGGGGGAACTCGACCCGGACTCTCCGGAGCGCCAGCGCATCCGGGACGAACTCGTCGAACTGCATCTTCCACTGGTGGAGTATCTCGCCAGGCGGTTCCGCAACCGGGGCGAGTGGCTCGACGACCTCACCCAGGTGGCCACGATCGGGCTGATCAAGTCCATCGACCGCTTCGACCTGAACCGCGGGGTGGAGTTCTCCACCTACGCCACTCCGACCATCGTCGGTGAGATCAAGCGGCACTTCCGGGACAAGGGCTGGGCGGTGCGGGTTCCGCGCCGTCTCCAGGAGCTCAAGCTCTCGCTGACCAAGGCCGTCAGTGAACTGTCCCAGCGACAGGGCCGCGCGCCCACGGTCGCCGAACTCGCCGAGTACCTCAAGATGACCGAGGAGGAGGTGCTCGAGGGTCTGGAGTCGGCCAACGCCTACTCCACCGTGTCCCTCGACGCACCCGACAACGGTGACGAGGACGCGCCCGCGGTCGCCGACTCGCTGGGCATCGTGGACGAGTCCCTGGAGGGGGTGGAGTACCGGGAGTCGCTCAAACCGCTTCTGGAGCAGTTGCCGCCGCGTGAGAAGCGCATCCTGCTGCTGCGCTTCTTCGGCAACATGACCCAGTCGCAGATCGCCGCGGAGCTCGGTATCTCGCAGATGCACGTGTCCCGCCTGCTGGCGCGCACCCTCGCCCAACTGCGTCAGGCACTCACCACGGACGAGTGA
- a CDS encoding WhiB family transcriptional regulator has protein sequence MDWRHHAACRDEDPELFFPIGNSGPALIQIEEAKEVCRRCSVSTACLQWALETGQDGGVWGGMSEDERRALKRRRSVRPAARLHTTV, from the coding sequence ATGGACTGGCGCCACCACGCTGCCTGCCGTGACGAAGACCCCGAGCTTTTCTTTCCCATCGGCAACTCCGGCCCGGCACTGATCCAGATCGAAGAGGCCAAAGAGGTATGCCGCCGCTGTTCCGTGAGCACCGCCTGCCTGCAGTGGGCTCTGGAGACCGGCCAGGACGGCGGTGTGTGGGGCGGCATGAGCGAGGACGAGCGTCGCGCCCTGAAGCGCCGCCGCTCCGTCCGTCCCGCCGCCCGACTGCACACCACGGTCTGA
- a CDS encoding diacylglycerol/lipid kinase family protein, giving the protein MRALFISNPQATTMTPRSREVIVRALASDIKLDAAATEYRGHAGELARRAAEDGYDLVISFGGDGTVNEVVNGLLGIPEAQRPAYAALPGGSANVFVRALGLPADPIEATGAMLEALHTGSRRVVNLGHIDGPEGGRYFTFCAGFGWDADVVHEVERQRRRGRRATPALYVAIALNLFLKGGVGGDPSLSVQMPGRLPVRDLYFALVTNTTPWTYAGPSPVQPTPRSRFDLGLDVFALTRVDTMTTANVLRKMFSARGVPPRGRGYLTWHDREEFTIRSRRPRAFQIDGEYLGHRQQVNFRSIPKALRIVA; this is encoded by the coding sequence GTGCGCGCCCTGTTCATCTCGAATCCCCAGGCCACCACGATGACTCCCCGCTCGCGCGAGGTGATCGTCCGTGCGCTCGCCAGTGACATCAAACTCGACGCGGCCGCGACCGAGTATCGCGGCCACGCCGGGGAGCTGGCCCGGCGTGCCGCCGAGGACGGCTACGACCTGGTGATCAGTTTCGGCGGTGACGGAACCGTCAACGAGGTGGTCAACGGACTGCTCGGGATCCCGGAGGCGCAGCGGCCGGCCTACGCGGCGCTGCCCGGCGGCAGCGCGAACGTGTTCGTCCGCGCGCTGGGGCTGCCCGCCGACCCGATCGAGGCCACGGGAGCGATGCTGGAGGCGCTGCACACCGGTTCGCGGCGCGTGGTGAACCTGGGGCACATCGACGGCCCCGAGGGGGGACGCTACTTCACCTTCTGCGCGGGGTTCGGCTGGGACGCCGACGTGGTGCACGAGGTGGAACGACAGCGGAGGCGCGGCCGTCGGGCCACACCCGCCCTGTACGTGGCCATCGCCCTGAACCTGTTCCTCAAGGGCGGTGTGGGGGGCGACCCGTCGCTGAGCGTGCAGATGCCGGGGCGGCTTCCGGTGCGGGACCTGTACTTCGCCCTGGTGACGAACACGACCCCGTGGACCTACGCGGGGCCGTCCCCGGTGCAGCCGACTCCCCGGTCGCGTTTCGACCTGGGGTTGGACGTGTTCGCGTTGACGCGCGTGGACACGATGACCACCGCCAACGTGCTGCGCAAGATGTTCTCGGCGCGGGGGGTGCCGCCCCGGGGGCGCGGTTACCTCACCTGGCACGACCGCGAGGAGTTCACCATCCGGTCACGGCGACCCCGAGCGTTTCAGATCGACGGAGAATACCTCGGCCACCGACAACAGGTCAACTTCCGGTCGATTCCGAAGGCATTACGAATAGTTGCTTAA
- a CDS encoding amino acid ABC transporter ATP-binding protein has protein sequence MVAESVPPGDDRMVVADNVHKHYGRLHVLRGIDLEVRRGEVCCVIGPSGSGKSTFLRCVNHLEKINAGRLWVNGQLMGYRQKGGRLHELRESEVAAQRREIGMVFQRFNLFPHMSVLANVMEAPVQVKRVPRGEARETAMGLLERVGLADKAASYPEQLSGGQQQRVAIARALAMNPSLMLFDEPTSALDPELVGEVLDVMKDLAEGGMTMLVVTHEMGFAREVGDTLVFMDGGVVVERGTPEDVLGSPQHERTRAFLSKVL, from the coding sequence ATGGTCGCAGAGAGTGTTCCCCCCGGTGACGACCGCATGGTGGTGGCCGACAACGTCCACAAGCACTACGGCCGGCTCCACGTGCTGCGCGGCATCGACCTGGAGGTGCGGCGCGGCGAGGTGTGCTGCGTGATCGGACCGTCCGGCTCGGGCAAGTCCACCTTCCTGCGCTGTGTCAACCACCTGGAGAAGATCAACGCCGGCCGCCTGTGGGTGAACGGCCAGTTGATGGGATACCGACAGAAGGGCGGCAGGCTCCACGAACTACGCGAGTCGGAGGTGGCCGCGCAGCGCCGGGAGATCGGCATGGTGTTCCAGCGGTTCAACCTGTTTCCGCACATGTCGGTGCTGGCCAACGTGATGGAGGCGCCGGTCCAGGTCAAGCGGGTGCCCAGGGGCGAGGCCAGGGAGACCGCGATGGGGCTGCTGGAGCGGGTCGGCCTGGCCGACAAGGCCGCCTCGTACCCGGAGCAGTTGTCCGGCGGACAGCAGCAGCGGGTGGCGATCGCCCGGGCGCTGGCGATGAACCCGTCGCTCATGCTGTTCGACGAGCCCACCAGCGCGCTCGACCCCGAACTGGTCGGCGAGGTCCTGGACGTGATGAAGGACCTGGCCGAAGGCGGGATGACCATGCTCGTGGTGACGCACGAGATGGGTTTCGCCCGCGAGGTCGGCGACACGCTCGTCTTCATGGACGGCGGCGTCGTGGTCGAACGCGGCACTCCCGAGGACGTCCTCGGCTCCCCGCAGCACGAGCGGACCAGGGCGTTTCTGTCCAAGGTGCTGTGA
- a CDS encoding GntR family transcriptional regulator, with the protein MTGQRTVEDSPRVPKYYQVKKQLLELIETMPAGNPVPPERALATQFGTSRTTVRQALTEMVVEGRLLRIQGKGTFVAKPKVTQVLQLTSYTQEMRSHGLHPDTRILDVSYVNADEDLAGLLATRSGGRVLRIERLRLANGEPMAVETAHLPARRFPGLRRQLDRYASLYEALAAVYNVHLAEAEATIETVLATPSEARLLGVDVGLPLVLHCQHSFDAEGNPVEWVRSLYRGDRYKFVTRLRPPKEKDH; encoded by the coding sequence GTGACGGGTCAGCGAACTGTTGAGGACAGTCCCCGGGTTCCGAAGTACTACCAGGTCAAGAAGCAACTCCTGGAACTGATCGAGACGATGCCCGCGGGTAACCCGGTGCCACCGGAGCGGGCTTTGGCAACCCAGTTCGGCACGTCCCGCACGACGGTGCGCCAGGCGCTCACCGAGATGGTGGTCGAGGGACGGTTGCTGCGCATCCAGGGCAAGGGCACCTTCGTCGCCAAGCCCAAGGTGACCCAGGTGCTGCAACTGACGAGCTACACCCAGGAGATGCGCTCGCACGGTCTCCACCCCGACACCCGGATCCTCGATGTGAGTTACGTCAACGCCGACGAGGACCTGGCCGGTCTCCTGGCCACCCGCTCCGGCGGCCGGGTGCTGCGCATCGAACGTCTGCGGTTGGCCAACGGCGAGCCGATGGCCGTGGAGACCGCCCACCTTCCCGCCCGCCGCTTCCCCGGCCTGCGCCGCCAACTGGACCGGTACGCCTCGCTCTACGAGGCCCTGGCCGCGGTGTACAACGTGCATCTGGCCGAGGCCGAGGCGACCATCGAGACGGTCCTGGCCACCCCCAGCGAGGCCCGCCTGCTCGGGGTGGACGTCGGACTGCCGCTGGTACTGCACTGCCAGCACAGCTTCGACGCCGAGGGAAACCCGGTGGAGTGGGTGCGGTCGCTGTACCGGGGCGACCGGTACAAGTTCGTCACCCGCCTGCGTCCGCCGAAGGAGAAGGACCACTAG
- a CDS encoding ABC transporter substrate-binding protein, which produces MPHLAVLPVAAVLALSACGGGAEEEAAEPEDAPAVAVDEELAAMVPDEIAEDGVITIGVDSEYPPAEFLDTDGQTVIGFDVELFDAVAGKLGLETDWQSAPFDSIITGVDSGKYDVGVSSFTITAERLENVTMVSYLVVGTQWFGLAGNPEGVDPDDACGKRIAVQVGTIQVDDIQARNDRCVEEGKEPIEIQQFESQTQATSSVVSGQSDASLADLPVAAYAIEQTGQELETYGEQYEAAPYGVVVPKEDTELAEVIRAGFAAVMEDGTYDEILAEWGIQGGGIETPEVNPDVE; this is translated from the coding sequence CCTGCGGGGGCGGTGCCGAGGAGGAGGCCGCCGAGCCCGAGGACGCGCCGGCCGTCGCGGTCGACGAGGAGCTCGCCGCGATGGTCCCCGACGAGATCGCGGAGGACGGCGTCATCACCATCGGTGTGGACAGCGAGTACCCGCCCGCCGAGTTCCTCGACACCGACGGCCAGACCGTCATCGGCTTCGACGTGGAACTGTTCGACGCCGTCGCGGGCAAGCTCGGGCTGGAGACCGACTGGCAGTCCGCTCCGTTCGACTCCATCATCACCGGGGTGGACTCCGGCAAGTACGACGTCGGGGTCTCCTCGTTCACGATCACCGCCGAGCGGCTGGAGAACGTGACCATGGTGAGCTACCTCGTCGTGGGCACCCAGTGGTTCGGCCTCGCGGGCAACCCCGAGGGCGTCGACCCCGACGACGCCTGCGGCAAGCGGATCGCGGTGCAGGTCGGAACCATCCAGGTGGACGACATCCAGGCGCGCAACGACAGGTGCGTCGAAGAGGGCAAGGAGCCCATCGAGATCCAGCAGTTCGAGAGCCAGACCCAGGCGACCTCGTCGGTGGTGTCCGGGCAGAGCGACGCCAGCCTGGCCGACCTCCCGGTGGCCGCCTACGCGATCGAGCAGACCGGCCAGGAACTGGAGACCTACGGGGAGCAGTACGAGGCCGCGCCCTACGGCGTGGTGGTTCCCAAGGAGGACACCGAACTGGCCGAGGTGATCCGGGCCGGTTTCGCCGCCGTCATGGAGGACGGCACCTACGACGAGATCCTCGCCGAGTGGGGCATCCAGGGCGGCGGCATCGAGACCCCCGAAGTCAACCCGGACGTGGAGTAG